The following nucleotide sequence is from Deltaproteobacteria bacterium.
ACCCAAAGCGGTACAAACGTTGTTTCGCACCGTCGGCCCAGACTACTTTCACGTGTTAATCGAACCACGGGTGGCGCAGAATTTCAAAGATGAGACGGTCAAGTTTAAGAGCGTCGACATTGCGCCCAACCGCGAAGTGATCAGGCAGGCGGTGCGCTTGCGCTTGGAAAAAGAGCTGTCGCCCTATTCGATTCACATCGTCGATCTACTGCTCGACGACGTGGATTTCAGTCCGGCGTTCAAGCAGTCCATCGAAAACAAACAGATCGCGACGCAGAAAGCTCTGGAGCAAGAACAGTTAATGTCTGCGGCGAAGTTTGCCGCGCAGCAGCGGGTCGAAACCGAGAAAGGCGAAGGCGAGGCGAAGCTTGCCCGCGCCGAGAAGGAGGCGTTGGCCAACCAAAAGCTATCCGCGTCGCTGACGCCTCTATTAGTGCAGCACGAGATGGTCAGCCGGCTTTCTGAAAAAATCCAACTTATGGTCATTCCGCAGGGCTCGAATATGCTCATGCAATTGCCGCAGGCGATCGGGCCAAAGTGATTGAATCGAGG
It contains:
- a CDS encoding prohibitin family protein, which produces MVGQVEEGFHLIWPWWFVTHTDIKVQRAVLSKLQSFSSETQNVFVKASLNYQVSPKAVQTLFRTVGPDYFHVLIEPRVAQNFKDETVKFKSVDIAPNREVIRQAVRLRLEKELSPYSIHIVDLLLDDVDFSPAFKQSIENKQIATQKALEQEQLMSAAKFAAQQRVETEKGEGEAKLARAEKEALANQKLSASLTPLLVQHEMVSRLSEKIQLMVIPQGSNMLMQLPQAIGPK